A genomic stretch from Juglans microcarpa x Juglans regia isolate MS1-56 chromosome 3S, Jm3101_v1.0, whole genome shotgun sequence includes:
- the LOC121257682 gene encoding BTB/POZ domain-containing protein At1g21780-like, translating into MADTKVETISRLAQWKIENFSPCSFKKSDPFKIGIWNWQLSIEKNRLLYVRLFPEPSRLSKEQPPLARFVLRVSKTGANRMLYISPIHERLLRTYEDFVWSVDSAFHGRFIIDVEFLDLKICPLDGGEACSVWPSDQMMQSSSAQNSLQCLSRMLDEAIHSDLTINTVDGTLRAHKAILSASSPVFQSMFHHNPKEKESSTIYIEDMSRESCMALLNYLYGTIKQEDFWKHRLTLLGAANKYGIVHLKEACEEGLLEDINSGNVLERLQEAWLYQLNKLKKGCLMYLFDFGKIYDVRDEVDNFFRHADRELMLEMFQEVLTVWKPV; encoded by the exons atGGCCGATACCAAAGTGGAGACGATCTCAAGACTAGCGCAATGGAAAATCGAGAACTTCAGCCCCTGCTCTTTCAAAAAATCCGATCCTTTCAAAATCGGAATCTGGAACTG GCAGTTATCCATAGAGAAGAATCGACTACTCTACGTTCGACTATTTCCAGAGCCCTCACGGCTCTCCAAGGAGCAGCCTCCGCTTGCTCGCTTTGTCCTCCGAGTCTCTAAGACCGGCGCTAACCGCATGCTGTACATCTCCCCCA TTCATGAGAGACTGCTTCGGACATATGAAGACTTTGTTTGGTCTGTTGATTCCGCCTTCCACGGTCGCTTCATCATTGATGTTGAGTTTCTGGACCTGAAGATCTGCCCTTTGGAC GGTGGAGAAGCCTGTTCTGTATGGCCCAGTGATCAGATGATGCAGTCTTCGTCAGCCCAAAATAGTCTTCAGTGTCTTTCTCGTATGCTTGACGAGGCCATCCATTCTGATCTCACCATTAACACTGTTGACGGCACTCTAAGAGCTCACAAGGCAATTTTGTCTGCAAGTTCTCCTGTGTTTCAGAGCATGTTTCATCACAACCCCAAGGAAAAAGAATCCTCTACTATCTACATTGAAGACATGTCACGAGAATCTTGCATGGCCCTTCTCAATTACTTGTATGGAACCATAAAACAAGAAGATTTCTGGAAGCACAGGCTGACATTACTAGGGGCAGCCAACAAGTATGGCATTGTTCACCTTAAAGAGGCCTGCGAGGAAGGCCTCTTGGAAGACATTAACTCAGGGAATGTGCTTGAGAGGCTGCAAGAGGCTTGGCTTTACCAGTTGAACAAGTTGAAGAAAGGATGCTTGATGTACTTGTTTGATTTTGGCAAGATATATGATGTTAGAGATGAAGTTGATAACTTTTTCAGGCATGCAGATAGGGAACTGATGCTGGAGATGTTCCAAGAGGTGCTTACAGTCTGGAAGCCGGTATGA
- the LOC121257683 gene encoding uncharacterized protein LOC121257683 isoform X2, which translates to MVAVVAPVAFFTAPKAHWSLSEEDIPSTSPNIPMPGYYGPVHAWSPSFLPFPAVNQYQAMHRILVTHFNMAWKASCLSAIPPLQADFLVRRIIDPILGKMNRQLHLLELKKFILIDQMQKKHSMEVPEHLRKCK; encoded by the exons ATGGTCGCCGTCG TGGCCCCTGTCGCCTTCTTTACGGCTCCGAAAGCACACTGGTCACTGAGTGAGGAG GACATACCATCAACTTCTCCAAACATCCCAATGCCCGGTTACTATGGACCAGTGCATGCTTGGTCACCAAGTTTTCTCCCATTTCCCGCTGTCAACCAATATCAAGCAATGCACAG AATACTTGTTACCCATTTCAACATGGCATGGAAGGCCAGTTGTCTCTCAGCAATACCTCCGTTACAAGCAGATTTCTTGGTACGAAGGATAATAGACCCAATATTGGGGAAAATGAATCGCCAGCTACATCTTTTAGAGTTGAAGAAATTCATCCTGATAGACCAGATGCAGAAGAAACATAGTATGGAAGTGCCGGAACATCTGAGAAAGTGCAAATAG
- the LOC121257681 gene encoding LOW QUALITY PROTEIN: chlorophyllide a oxygenase, chloroplastic-like (The sequence of the model RefSeq protein was modified relative to this genomic sequence to represent the inferred CDS: inserted 1 base in 1 codon): MTTVAAAFALSLPISLCRPSKLNTKKGVKGGLRVFAVFGEEGGIEKRSSWGPLFDVEDPRSKLPQCKGKFLDVNQALEVARLDIQYCDWRARQDVLTIMLLHEKVVEVLNPLARDFKSIGTMKKDLAELQDELTQAHRQVHISEARVATALDKLAYMEELVNDRLLQDRNATASEQTSPSPSTSTQATNVVQRRLPRKSLNVSGPVQPYHPRLMNFWYPVAFSADLKDDTMVPIDCFEEQWVIFRGKDGKPGCVRNTCAHRACPLHLGSVNEGRIQCPYHGWEYSTDGKCEKMPSTRLLDVKIKSLPCFEHEGMIWIWPGNDPPTATLPSLQPPXGFQVHAEIVMELPVEHGLLLDNLLDLAHAPFTHTSTFAKGWSVPSLVKFLTPASGLQGYWDPYPIDMEFRPPCMVLSTIGISKPGKLGGRSTDQCPTHLHQLHVCLPSSRQKTRLLYRMSLDFAPLLKHIPFMQYLWRHFAEQVLNEDLRLVLGQQERMINGANVWNWPVSYDKLGVRYRLWRNAVEQGAKQLPFEKQM; encoded by the exons ATGACCACCGTAGCTGCTGCTTTTGCTCTCTCATTGCCAATCTCTCTTTGTAGACCATCCAAGCTTAACACCAAGAAG GGTGTCAAAGGAGGTTTAAGGGTGTTTGCTGTGTTTGGTGAAGAAGGAGGGATAGAGAAGAGAAGTTCTTGGGGACCGCTGTTTGATGTGGAAGATCCGAGGTCAAAGTTGCCGCAGTGCAAAGGGAAGTTCTTGGATGTGAACCAAGCCCTGGAGGTGGCTAGACTCGATATTCAATACTGTGATTGGAGGGCTCGACAAGATGTGCTCACAATCATGCTCCTTCACGAAAAG GTTGTAGAAGTTCTAAATCCTCTAGCCCGGGATTTCAAGTCCATTGGCACGATGAAGAAGGATCTTGCGGAGTTGCAGGATGAATTAACTCAAGCTCACAGACAG GTTCACATATCTGAAGCAAGAGTTGCAACTGCTTTAGATAAACTAGCTTACATGGAAGAATTGGTGAATGATAGGCTGTTACAAGACAGAAATGCGACAGCATCAGAACAAACATCCCCATCTCCGAGTACATCTACACAAGCCACCAATGTCGTGCAGAGGCGGTTGCCACGTAAAAGCTTGAACGTGTCAGGTCCAGTTCAACCTTACCATCCCCGCTTGATGAATTTCTGGTATCCTGTTGCTTTCTCCGCTGATCTGAAGGATGATACCATG GTTCCAATTGATTGTTTTGAGGAACAATGGGTTATCTTCCGTGGAAAAGATGGGAAACCAGGATGTGTCCGAAACACCTGTGCACATAGAGCATGCCCTCTTCACCTGGGTTCAGTAAATGAGGGTCGCATCCAATGTCCCTACCATG GATGGGAGTACTCAACTGATGGAAAATGTGAGAAAATGCCATCTACACGATTACTTGATGTGAAGATAAAGTCATTGCCATGTTTTGAGCACGAGGGGATGATCTGGATTTGGCCAGGCAATGACCCTCCAACAGCCACCCTTCCTTCTTTACAACCTC CAGGATTCCAAGTCCATGCTGAG ATTGTCATGGAGCTTCCAGTGGAACATGGGCTACTTCTAGATAATCTTTTGGATCTTGCGCATGCCCCTTTTACTCACACTTCTACCTTTGCAAAGGGATGGAGTGTTCCCAG CTTGGTGAAATTTTTGACACCTGCATCTGGCCTCCAAGGATATTGGGACCCCTATCCAATAGATATGGAATTTCGGCCACCTTGTATGGTGCTATCAACCATAGGGATCTCAAAGCCTGGAAAACTTGGAGGCCGGAGTACCGACCAGTGTCCAACACACCTTCACCAACTTCATGTGTGCTTACCTTCATCCAGGCAGAAAACAAGGCTATTATACAGAATGTCACTTGATTTTGCTCCCCTGCTTAAGCACATTCCTTTCATGCAGTACCTGTGGAGGCATTTCGCGGAACAG GTCTTGAATGAGGATCTGCGGCTTGTTCTTGGCCAGCAAGAGCGCATGATCAATGGCGCAAATGTCTGGAATTGGCCGGTGTCCTATGACAAGCTCGGGGTCAGGTACAGGCTATGGAGAAATGCTGTGGAACAAGGAGCTAAGCAACTACCATTCGAAAAACAAATGTAG
- the LOC121257683 gene encoding uncharacterized protein LOC121257683 isoform X1, giving the protein MEKGKEHPSTLRPSSSNPPSGDIPSTSPNIPMHGYNVGSPSADIPSTSPNIPMPGYYGPVHAWSPSFLPFPAVNQYQAMHRILVTHFNMAWKASCLSAIPPLQADFLVRRIIDPILGKMNRQLHLLELKKFILIDQMQKKHSMEVPEHLRKCK; this is encoded by the exons atggaaaaaggaaaagaacatcCATCTACCCTAAGACCATCTAGCTCAAATCCCCCATCCGGg GACATACCATCAACTTCTCCAAACATCCCAATGCACGGTTACAACGTAGGATCCCCATCCGCg GACATACCATCAACTTCTCCAAACATCCCAATGCCCGGTTACTATGGACCAGTGCATGCTTGGTCACCAAGTTTTCTCCCATTTCCCGCTGTCAACCAATATCAAGCAATGCACAG AATACTTGTTACCCATTTCAACATGGCATGGAAGGCCAGTTGTCTCTCAGCAATACCTCCGTTACAAGCAGATTTCTTGGTACGAAGGATAATAGACCCAATATTGGGGAAAATGAATCGCCAGCTACATCTTTTAGAGTTGAAGAAATTCATCCTGATAGACCAGATGCAGAAGAAACATAGTATGGAAGTGCCGGAACATCTGAGAAAGTGCAAATAG